In one Mucilaginibacter ginsenosidivorax genomic region, the following are encoded:
- a CDS encoding CYTH domain-containing protein translates to MGVEIERKFLVDHNQWQQMPKPIGTYFRQGYILSEPGKTIRIRVTPDEGFITIKGGTTGLSRLEYEYAIPAVDGEELLNNFAISELKKRRYRIDVGGKEWEVDEFLGDNKGLLVAEIELESEDEKFILPPWVTTEVTGEARYYNSNLSVLPFCKW, encoded by the coding sequence ATGGGAGTTGAAATAGAGCGTAAATTTTTAGTTGACCACAATCAATGGCAACAAATGCCAAAGCCCATAGGTACTTACTTTAGGCAAGGCTATATTTTAAGCGAGCCCGGTAAAACTATCCGCATACGCGTAACGCCTGATGAGGGTTTTATAACTATAAAAGGAGGCACTACCGGTTTAAGCAGGTTGGAGTATGAGTATGCAATCCCTGCCGTTGATGGTGAAGAGCTGTTGAATAATTTTGCCATATCCGAACTGAAAAAACGCAGGTATCGGATTGATGTTGGCGGCAAAGAATGGGAAGTAGACGAGTTTTTAGGCGATAACAAAGGCCTGCTGGTTGCCGAAATTGAACTGGAAAGCGAAGATGAAAAATTTATACTGCCGCCCTGGGTTACTACCGAGGTTACCGGCGAGGCCAGGTATTACAATTCCAATTTATCGGTGTTGCCGTTTTGCAAATGGTAG